One part of the uncultured Bacteroides sp. genome encodes these proteins:
- a CDS encoding ATP-binding protein gives MAQFTEEEKIYRRVETRFNKGVVKYRLIDEGDKILVGLSGGKDSLALLELLGRRSKIFKPRFSVVAAYIAMTNIPYQSDVEYLKNYAESFGIPFVYSETSFDASTDTRKSPCFLCSWNRRKALFTVAKEQGCNKIALGHHMDDILETLLMNQVFQGAFSSMPPKLVMRKFDMTIIRPMCLIPEADLIALAGVRNFKKQKKNCPYEVDSHRSDMKEVLHLFEKMNPEARYSLWGSMNNVQTDLLPEMGI, from the coding sequence ATGGCGCAGTTTACAGAAGAAGAAAAGATTTATAGACGTGTAGAAACACGGTTTAATAAGGGGGTAGTGAAATATCGTTTGATTGACGAAGGTGATAAAATCCTTGTTGGACTTTCCGGTGGGAAAGATTCTCTGGCATTATTGGAACTTCTTGGCCGACGTTCAAAGATATTTAAACCTCGTTTTTCTGTTGTGGCTGCTTATATTGCCATGACTAATATTCCTTACCAGTCGGATGTGGAGTATCTGAAAAATTATGCAGAATCATTTGGTATTCCTTTTGTGTATAGCGAAACTTCTTTTGATGCATCGACTGATACTCGTAAGTCTCCTTGTTTTCTTTGTTCATGGAACAGACGGAAAGCTCTTTTTACAGTGGCAAAAGAACAGGGCTGTAACAAAATTGCATTAGGTCACCACATGGATGATATTCTGGAAACGCTGCTGATGAATCAGGTTTTTCAGGGTGCCTTCAGTAGTATGCCTCCAAAGCTTGTGATGAGAAAGTTTGATATGACAATAATCCGTCCGATGTGCCTTATTCCTGAAGCGGATCTTATTGCTCTGGCCGGAGTGAGGAACTTTAAGAAGCAGAAAAAGAATTGCCCGTATGAGGTAGATTCTCATCGTTCGGATATGAAAGAGGTGCTTCACTTATTTGAAAAAATGAATCCGGAGGCTCGTTACAGTCTTTGGGGAAGTATGAACAATGTACAGACTGATTTATTGCCTGAAATGGGCATTTAA
- a CDS encoding DMT family protein, with protein sequence MQGFYSILLLVVSNVFMTFAWYGHLKLQEDKVISNWPLIGVIAFSWSIALAEYMCQVPANRLGFNGNGGPFSLMQLKVVQEVITLIVFTVFSTMLFKGESLHWNHLAAGACLVMAVYFVFMK encoded by the coding sequence ATGCAAGGTTTTTATTCTATTTTACTTTTGGTTGTATCGAATGTGTTTATGACGTTTGCTTGGTATGGGCATTTAAAATTGCAGGAAGATAAGGTTATTAGTAACTGGCCTTTAATTGGTGTTATCGCGTTTTCGTGGAGTATTGCTTTGGCCGAATACATGTGTCAGGTTCCAGCCAATCGGTTAGGATTTAATGGGAATGGTGGTCCTTTTAGTCTGATGCAGTTGAAGGTTGTGCAGGAGGTGATTACTCTTATTGTTTTTACTGTGTTTTCTACCATGTTATTTAAAGGTGAATCTTTGCATTGGAACCATTTAGCTGCAGGGGCTTGTCTGGTAATGGCTGTCTATTTTGTTTTTATGAAGTAA
- a CDS encoding bifunctional dihydroorotate dehydrogenase B NAD binding subunit/NADPH-dependent glutamate synthase has product MNKIINKEHFSEKVFKLEIEAPLIARSRKAGHFVIVRVGEKGERMPLTIAGADLNKGTITLVVQEVGLSSTKLCNLEVGEYITDVVGPLGQATHIENFGTVVCAGGGVGIAPLLPIVQALKAAGNKVITVLAGRTKELIILEKEMRESSDEVIIMTDDGSYGNKGVVTVGVEEVLLREKVDKCFTIGPAVMMKFVSLLTKKYEVPTEASLNTIMVDGTGMCGACRVTVGGKTKFVCVDGPEFDAHQVDFDGMIKRMSAFKDAEKEEIKKLGSPKCEISKSQHAEDRTAPWREDLRKSMKAKERSDISRVHMNELDPEYRSHNREEVNQGLTLEQAMQEAKRCLDCVNPGCISGCPVEINIPKFVKNIERGEVLEAAKTLKETSALPAVCGRVCPQEKQCESKCIYVQKMNKEAVAIGHLERFAADFERESGQISVPDLDESNGIKIAVIGSGPSGLSFAGDMAKLGYDVTVFEALHEIGGVLKYGIPEFRLPNNIVDVEINNLEKMGVTFVKDCIVGKTITVEELQEKEFKGFYVASGAGLPNFMNIPGENSLNILSSNEYLTRVNLMDAANPESDTPVAFGKNVAVIGGGNTAMDSVRTAKRLGAERAMIIYRRSEEEMPARLEEVKHAKEEGIEFLTLHNPIEYIADERGFVKQVVLQKMELGEPDASGRRSPVAIPGATETIDIDLAIVSVGVSPNPIVPSSIKGLETGRKGTINVNDEMESSIPMIFAGGDIVRGGATVILAMGDGRKAAAAMDQKFKNK; this is encoded by the coding sequence ATGAATAAAATAATTAATAAAGAACACTTCTCAGAGAAAGTCTTTAAGCTGGAAATTGAAGCTCCATTGATTGCTCGCTCCCGCAAAGCCGGACACTTCGTTATTGTCCGCGTTGGAGAAAAAGGCGAACGTATGCCATTAACCATTGCCGGAGCAGACCTAAACAAAGGAACTATCACCCTTGTTGTTCAGGAAGTGGGACTTTCTTCGACAAAACTATGTAATCTTGAAGTTGGAGAATATATTACTGACGTAGTAGGTCCATTAGGACAGGCAACTCATATTGAAAACTTCGGTACTGTGGTTTGTGCTGGTGGTGGTGTAGGTATAGCTCCTCTTCTACCAATTGTTCAGGCATTAAAGGCTGCAGGCAATAAGGTTATAACTGTTCTTGCCGGACGTACAAAAGAACTTATCATTCTTGAAAAAGAGATGCGCGAAAGTTCTGATGAAGTAATCATTATGACCGACGACGGTTCTTACGGTAATAAAGGCGTAGTTACTGTTGGCGTTGAGGAAGTGCTTCTTCGTGAAAAGGTCGATAAATGTTTTACTATCGGACCGGCAGTAATGATGAAGTTTGTATCTTTATTAACTAAGAAATATGAAGTACCTACGGAAGCTTCTCTGAATACTATCATGGTAGACGGAACAGGTATGTGCGGAGCATGTCGTGTTACTGTAGGAGGAAAAACTAAGTTTGTTTGCGTAGATGGTCCTGAGTTTGACGCTCATCAGGTAGACTTTGACGGAATGATTAAACGTATGAGCGCCTTCAAGGATGCTGAAAAAGAAGAAATCAAGAAGTTAGGATCACCAAAATGCGAAATTTCCAAAAGTCAGCATGCTGAAGATCGTACTGCACCATGGCGTGAAGATTTGCGTAAAAGCATGAAAGCAAAAGAACGTTCTGATATTTCTCGTGTTCACATGAACGAACTCGATCCTGAATATCGTTCACATAACCGCGAAGAGGTTAATCAGGGATTAACTCTGGAGCAAGCAATGCAAGAAGCAAAACGCTGTTTGGATTGTGTAAATCCTGGTTGTATATCTGGTTGCCCGGTAGAAATCAATATTCCTAAGTTCGTTAAAAACATTGAACGTGGAGAAGTGCTCGAAGCAGCCAAAACTCTTAAAGAAACAAGTGCACTTCCAGCAGTATGCGGTCGTGTTTGTCCACAGGAGAAACAATGCGAATCAAAATGTATCTACGTTCAGAAAATGAATAAAGAGGCTGTTGCTATCGGTCACCTTGAACGCTTTGCTGCCGATTTCGAAAGAGAAAGCGGACAGATATCTGTTCCAGACTTAGATGAAAGCAACGGAATTAAAATAGCAGTTATCGGTTCCGGTCCTTCCGGATTATCTTTTGCCGGAGACATGGCTAAGCTGGGATATGATGTAACTGTATTCGAAGCATTACACGAAATTGGAGGAGTACTTAAATATGGTATTCCGGAATTCCGTTTGCCAAACAATATTGTTGATGTAGAAATCAATAACCTCGAAAAGATGGGAGTTACTTTCGTAAAAGACTGTATTGTCGGAAAAACAATTACTGTAGAAGAGTTACAGGAAAAAGAATTTAAAGGATTCTATGTTGCTTCCGGTGCAGGACTTCCTAACTTTATGAATATCCCGGGTGAAAACTCACTGAATATTCTTTCATCAAACGAATATCTTACACGCGTAAATCTTATGGATGCGGCGAATCCGGAATCGGATACTCCTGTTGCTTTCGGTAAGAATGTAGCAGTTATCGGTGGAGGTAACACTGCAATGGACTCTGTACGTACTGCAAAACGTTTGGGAGCAGAACGCGCCATGATTATTTACCGCCGTTCGGAAGAAGAGATGCCAGCTCGTCTTGAAGAAGTTAAGCATGCAAAAGAAGAAGGAATTGAATTCCTTACTTTACATAACCCAATTGAATACATTGCTGACGAACGCGGATTTGTTAAGCAGGTAGTTCTTCAGAAAATGGAACTTGGCGAACCAGATGCATCCGGCCGTCGCAGCCCGGTTGCCATACCAGGTGCAACTGAAACAATTGATATCGACCTTGCTATTGTCAGTGTAGGCGTATCTCCTAACCCAATTGTTCCAAGTTCAATTAAAGGACTGGAAACAGGAAGAAAAGGAACCATTAATGTGAACGATGAAATGGAATCGTCAATTCCTATGATTTTTGCTGGAGGTGATATTGTACGAGGCGGAGCAACCGTTATTCTTGCTATGGGTGATGGTCGTAAAGCTGCAGCAGCAATGGATCAGAAATTCAAAAACAAATAA
- the serS gene encoding serine--tRNA ligase: MLTLKVITEKTDEVLRGLEKKHFKGAQEAIDKVLELDKKRRTAQNELDKNLAEVNALSKSIGKLMKEGNKEEAESARTKVSEIKEGNKALETAMNEAAEELQVLLCTIPNLPHSSVPEGYGADDNKVEKMGGVTPELPADAVPHWDLCKKYDLIDFELGVKIAGAGFPVYKGKGARLQRALINFFLDEARNAGYLEIEPPYVVNAASGYGTGQLPDKEGQMYHDNQDDLYLIPTAEVPVTNIYRDVILTDNELPVKNCAYSACFRREAGSYGKDVRGLNRLHQFNKVEIVRIDKPEHSYDSLKEMIAHVENLVNKLELPYRILRLCGGDMSFTSAITFDFEVFSAAQQRWLEVSSVSNFESYQANRLKCRYRTGDKKTELCHTLNGSALALPRIVAALLENNQTPEGIRIPKALVPYTGFDIID; encoded by the coding sequence ATGCTTACACTTAAAGTAATTACAGAAAAGACCGACGAGGTTCTTCGTGGTCTGGAAAAGAAACACTTTAAAGGCGCACAGGAAGCCATAGATAAAGTGCTGGAGTTAGACAAAAAAAGACGCACTGCACAAAATGAGCTGGATAAGAATCTTGCCGAAGTAAATGCTCTCTCAAAATCCATTGGTAAACTAATGAAGGAAGGGAATAAAGAAGAAGCAGAATCGGCGCGCACAAAAGTAAGCGAAATCAAAGAGGGAAACAAAGCTTTGGAAACAGCAATGAACGAAGCTGCAGAAGAACTTCAGGTTCTGCTTTGCACAATCCCTAACCTACCCCACTCTTCTGTTCCTGAAGGCTATGGCGCTGATGACAACAAAGTAGAGAAAATGGGTGGAGTTACTCCCGAACTTCCGGCTGACGCAGTTCCACACTGGGATCTTTGCAAGAAATATGATTTGATCGACTTCGAACTTGGAGTTAAAATTGCAGGTGCAGGTTTCCCTGTTTACAAAGGAAAAGGTGCTCGCCTTCAAAGAGCTCTGATTAACTTCTTCCTCGACGAAGCCCGTAACGCAGGTTACCTGGAAATTGAACCTCCTTATGTAGTTAATGCTGCTTCCGGTTACGGAACAGGACAATTACCTGACAAAGAAGGACAAATGTATCATGATAATCAGGATGATTTATATCTTATTCCTACAGCAGAAGTGCCTGTAACAAACATCTACAGAGATGTAATCCTTACAGACAATGAACTACCTGTTAAGAACTGTGCATACTCTGCATGTTTCCGTCGTGAAGCCGGTTCTTATGGAAAAGATGTAAGAGGATTAAACCGCCTTCACCAGTTCAACAAAGTAGAGATTGTCCGCATTGATAAGCCAGAACATTCTTACGATTCACTGAAAGAAATGATTGCTCACGTTGAAAATCTGGTTAACAAACTGGAATTACCATATCGTATTCTTCGTCTTTGCGGAGGCGATATGAGTTTCACTTCAGCCATTACATTCGACTTTGAAGTATTCTCTGCAGCACAACAACGTTGGTTAGAAGTTAGTTCTGTATCCAACTTCGAATCATATCAGGCTAACCGTCTGAAATGCCGCTACCGTACAGGAGACAAGAAGACAGAACTTTGCCACACACTGAATGGTAGTGCATTAGCTTTACCACGAATTGTAGCTGCCCTACTCGAAAACAATCAAACTCCGGAAGGTATTCGTATACCAAAAGCATTGGTTCCTTATACCGGATTTGATATCATCGACTAA
- the rpmA gene encoding 50S ribosomal protein L27 translates to MAHKKGVGSSKNGRESHSKRLGVKVYGGQTCKAGNIIIRQRGTEHHPGLNMGMGKDHTLYALVDGVVTFKKGRLDRSYVSIIPAETTEA, encoded by the coding sequence ATGGCACACAAAAAAGGTGTCGGTAGTTCTAAGAACGGCCGCGAATCACATAGCAAACGATTAGGCGTAAAAGTATATGGTGGACAAACTTGCAAAGCTGGTAATATCATCATTCGCCAAAGAGGTACAGAACATCACCCAGGTTTAAACATGGGTATGGGTAAAGATCACACACTTTACGCATTAGTTGATGGTGTTGTAACATTCAAGAAAGGAAGACTAGATCGTTCATACGTATCTATCATCCCTGCTGAAACAACAGAAGCATAA
- the rplU gene encoding 50S ribosomal protein L21, which translates to MYVIVEINGQQFKAEAGKRMYVHHIQDAENGATVEFDKVLLVDKDGAVTVGAPTVEGAKVVCEVISHLVKGDKVIVFHKKRRKGYRKRNGHRQQFTELNIKEVVA; encoded by the coding sequence ATGTACGTAATTGTAGAAATTAACGGCCAGCAATTTAAAGCAGAAGCTGGAAAAAGAATGTATGTTCACCACATACAAGACGCTGAAAACGGAGCGACTGTAGAATTTGACAAAGTATTGTTAGTTGACAAAGATGGCGCAGTAACTGTAGGAGCCCCAACAGTAGAAGGTGCAAAAGTAGTATGCGAAGTAATTTCTCACCTTGTAAAAGGCGACAAAGTAATCGTATTCCACAAGAAGAGAAGAAAAGGTTACAGAAAACGTAACGGTCACCGTCAACAATTTACAGAGTTAAACATTAAAGAAGTAGTAGCTTAA
- a CDS encoding cupin domain-containing protein: MKKVEKISAAENYAAVTIGNFDQLSEHQFVLAPGIEIPGKVFVGESVQSTGTEVSFTVVPARAGGDFLHVHKTNEELYIVLKGSGEFQVDGNHFPISEGSIVRVSPDGKRAWRNTGNTPLTMICIQSKNGSLKDLGIIDGVMLKEKISW; the protein is encoded by the coding sequence ATGAAAAAAGTAGAAAAAATTTCGGCAGCAGAAAATTATGCAGCTGTAACAATCGGCAATTTTGATCAGTTAAGTGAACATCAGTTTGTACTTGCTCCCGGTATAGAAATTCCAGGAAAAGTTTTTGTTGGCGAGTCAGTACAAAGTACTGGTACAGAAGTATCTTTTACTGTAGTTCCTGCGAGAGCAGGTGGTGATTTTCTTCATGTTCACAAAACAAACGAAGAACTTTATATTGTATTAAAAGGTAGTGGAGAGTTTCAGGTTGATGGCAATCACTTTCCTATTTCAGAAGGTAGCATAGTCAGAGTATCACCTGACGGCAAACGTGCATGGAGAAATACCGGAAACACTCCGCTAACAATGATTTGTATTCAAAGTAAAAACGGATCGTTGAAAGATTTAGGAATAATAGATGGTGTTATGCTGAAAGAAAAAATTAGTTGGTAA
- a CDS encoding helix-turn-helix domain-containing protein, with protein MSKVKLSDSFNPRCPIRNILSRISDKWSMLVLYILHEKGVARFKELQRCIPDISQKMLTATLRTLEEDGFISRKVYAEVPPKVEYTLTDRGRSLLPHINMLIAWAIENMDGIMNDRKKIE; from the coding sequence ATGAGTAAAGTCAAACTATCAGATAGTTTTAATCCCAGGTGCCCTATAAGGAACATTCTCTCACGTATAAGTGATAAGTGGTCAATGCTTGTGCTATACATATTGCATGAGAAGGGGGTTGCTCGTTTTAAAGAATTGCAACGTTGTATCCCCGATATTTCACAGAAGATGCTGACTGCTACGCTTCGTACACTGGAAGAGGATGGCTTTATAAGCAGAAAGGTTTATGCAGAAGTTCCCCCAAAAGTTGAGTATACGCTTACAGATAGGGGTAGGTCTTTGTTGCCTCACATTAATATGCTTATAGCGTGGGCGATAGAAAATATGGATGGTATAATGAATGATCGTAAAAAAATAGAATAG
- a CDS encoding VOC family protein: MRVDHFAIWCDDIEAMRTFYTTYFDCVSNSKYYNPSKNYTSYFLSFGGGDCRIELMNRPDIVNEPAKRGFMKGIAHFDLEVGNEEMVDSLTERLRTDGYIIASEPRKTGDGYYEAGVLDPESNYIEISAEV, from the coding sequence ATGAGAGTAGACCATTTTGCAATTTGGTGTGATGATATTGAAGCAATGCGCACATTTTATACAACTTATTTTGATTGTGTAAGTAACAGTAAATATTATAATCCGTCAAAGAACTACACTTCGTATTTCCTTTCGTTTGGTGGTGGAGATTGCCGCATTGAATTAATGAATCGTCCGGACATTGTGAATGAACCGGCAAAACGTGGATTTATGAAAGGTATTGCTCACTTTGATCTTGAAGTTGGCAATGAGGAAATGGTTGATAGTTTAACGGAGCGACTCCGGACGGATGGTTATATTATTGCCAGCGAACCCCGTAAAACAGGAGATGGCTATTATGAAGCCGGAGTTTTAGATCCTGAAAGTAATTATATTGAGATTTCGGCGGAAGTATAG